ATTTTAATGGAAGATTAGAAAATAACCGCATCAAAGAATTTGACCAAAGACATGATTTGCAGCTTACAGATCCGTCAAAATACCAGCTGCTTCAAGTGTTAAATTTATTAGAATATCGAATTTCAATTAACTCAGAATTAGAAAAATATAAGTTTGAGGAAGAGGCAAAGGTTAAAAGTTATTACAAAGACATACAAAATTTAACTACCACTAATTTGAACTCAAAAGATAGGGCTTTTTTAACTATTTATATTTGCTCTCTATCTAGTCTAAAGCCTCAAGGTGATCCTAGTCAAATAAATAGGCTGGTAAAAAAGATAACTACACATTTTGAGTTTAGAGCAAATATAAAGATAAAAAACAAAGAGCAATTTGAACAGATATTAGAAAGACACTTTTTGTACTCTTTTAACAGAATTAAATATCAAATCCCAGTTTATAACCCGTTGTTGCTAGAAATTAAAAACAAGTATAAAGAAACTTATAACCTAACAGAAGCAATTATAACAGATACAAAAGTATTTCCCGAATTAGAAGGAATCAGAGAGGAAGAAATTGCCTACATAAGCACATATTTTGGATATCATCTAAAAAAGCAGCAAAGAGATCAGCAATCGAAAAAACAAAAGGTTTTGATAGTAGGTAATCAAGGGTCAGCTATTTCTAAAGCATTAGAGTACCAAATAAAAGACAATTTTCCCTTTGTAGATGTAGTAGCTTCGGTTTCTCCAAAAGAAGTAAGCCATTATGCAGAGCAATGTCATCGTATTATATCTACTATTCCGATGACTAAACATGATAATGTTATAGTAGTTAATCCAATACTCACAGATGATGACCTTGAATTGCTGATGGAGGAATTATCGAGGTTTGCATTAAACACTAACTTCAATATAGAAACTTTAATGGATATAATTAAGGAAAATGCTACAGTCCACGATGAAGACAAACTAAAAAAGCAAATAATGGAGAAACTCCTAAGCTAAGAATTATGCAGCTACAAGAAAATATAAGAAAGCCTTAAAACCAAAGCTGATAATATTAAAGCGTAATCATAGACAACAACATAAGTAAAAGTAAAAGAAAAAATACAACTACCTCAAAAAAGTAGTGGCCGACCACAGTGTAGATATACCAATAAGACTTCCAACCCAAAATTAAAAATCATTTAAAGAAACACAAGAAGTAATAGATAAAAACCTTTCCCTCAAAGAGGTAGTGGCCGAACACCGTGTCGGCCAAGGCAACAAATACCCACTCAAGCAAGACTTCCAACCCAAAATAAAAAATCATTTAAAGAAACACAAGAAGTAATAGATAAAAACCTTTCCCTCAAAGAGGTAGTGGCCGAACACCGTGTCGGCCAAAGACAACAAATACCCTCAAAAAATAACTTCCTATCCAACCATCCACCATCTTCTATCCAACTAAAAAAGTCGGCGAAATCGCCGACTTTTTTATTACCCCATTTTATTCTTTTGATCTTGATTACTCTTCATATGCCCATCTTGTTGAACGCTGTTCATCTGTTTATCTTGAGTTTGACCAGAACCTTGTTGTTGGCTATTCTGCTGTTGACTTTGCTGATTTTGTTGCTGGCCCTGTTGCTGTTGCATTAAATTGCCATGCTGGGTATGCTGACCTTCTTGGAAAATCTGAGAACCTTGTTGAGTCTGCCCTTGCTGTTCCATAGCATGAGCAGGTTCCTGAAAACTTGGATGTTCAGGATGCCCAGTTTCAAAGTATTTACCTGGAGTTGATAAGTCAAAGTAAAGCCTAGCTTGCTCATCTACACCAAAGTCCATATTAGAACCAGTTTCTTGAACCTTCTGGAATGCCTGTCTAAACAGAGCGTTATGAGCTTCTTCACGGTTAAGAAGGAAGTCGATGGTGTTTTTGACATGCTTGTCGTCAATTTGACGATAAAGCATCTCATAAACAACCTTAGCCCTCTGCTCAGCTGCTATATTAGATAAAAGATCCGCCGGTAAGTCTCCGGTAACATTTACATAACCAGCAGTCCAAGGGAAACCAGAAGCGTTGGTTAACTGAGGAGCCAGCCCTGTCATAGTATGAGCTTCAATAGAACCTGCACTTACTTGATTAACATCGGGTTTGTCGCCGTTTAAAAGGTTGATAGTTTCTGCAACCATTTCCATATGACTTAACTCTTCAGCACCAATATCCAAAAACAAATCCTTAATTTCAGGATCTTTAATTCTAAAACTTTGACTGATATACTGCATAGCAGCTTTTAGCTCACCTTGTCCTCCACCAAGCTGCTCAAGCATCATAGCAGCGTAAGTTGGGTTTGGCTTTTCCACTTTTACTTCAAAATTATTTAACATGTGTTTTTCATGTTTAAACAAAGAAGAAAACCTCCTTTTAATTTTAAGTTTTCTCCTTAATATTGTTTGCAGTTTTAAGCAAAACTAATAAAATTAAAATTTCCTTTTGTTTGAAAAAAATGAAATGAAATGAAATGAAATGAAATGAAATGAAAGCAGAAAGCAGAAAGCAGAAAGCAGAAAGCAGAAAGCAGAAATGTTACCCTCAAAAATAGTAGTGGCCGCGCCTCTGTGCCGGCCAAGGGCAAAGATGGCTTCACCAAATACACGCCGTCAGAAATGACAAACCCTCAACGCAAATAAGCAGAAAGTAGAAAGTAGAAAGCAGAAATGTTTCCCTCAAAAATAGTAGTGGCCGCGCCTCTGTGCCGGCCAAGGGCAAAGATGGCTTCACCAAATACACGCCGTCAGAAATGACAAACCCTCAACGCAAATAAGCAGAAAGTAGAAAGTAGAAAGTAAAAATGTTTCCCTCAAAAATAGTAGTGGCCGCGCCTCTGTGCCGGCCAAGGCCTAAGATGGCTACCGCGACTAATCCAATTTATAACTTTTAAAATCGAATATTGATAAAAAATTAAAAACATTATAACATATCCCTAGAAGGTGAAACCGAAGCAGAGTTTTTCCCACATTTACGGGACGCTACCCATCATGTAGCTCATTTCGCAATGTTTACCATGGCGAAATCAGTCCCATGCCAGATAACGGTTAGCAAATATTGTTGGCAAACAAATTATAAAGGAGTGTTGCAATTGAAATTAGCTATTTTGGTTCTTATATTAGTAACTACTAACAGGGGGTCAAATAATGAAGCTGAATTCCCTTATACATCGTAGCAGGTAATTCATTGCCTGCGGATATGAAACTCCCAAATGACACCAACTTCATCTAGCTATCATGGCATATATATAGCCTTAAATCTCCCTATACCGATAGATAATGAAATAACTTATCTCATTTTATCAGTAACTACATTAAACCTACGCAAGGTTAAAAAAGTGAATCCATTAGAACAAACATGTTAGCCTAGTTGATACAGGGTAAAACCTATTAAAAAAGTTGCCGCACGCAGACTTGCACCACTACAACATCAAAAAGCTACACTTATGGCTACCATAACTACCCAACTATTTTTTATTCAAAAATACAAAGGAAGGAGACAAACAATGAAACTACAAAAACTAAAAAAACTCATAAAAGAAAGTAACAATATCGTCTTCTTTGGGGGGGCTGGTGTTTCCACCGAAAGTGGCATCCCTGATTTTAGATCGGCTCAAGGCATCCACAATAGTGATTCAGGATTTGGATATTCTCCTGAAGAAATATTAAGCTATTCATTTTTCACAAAACACCCAGATATATTTTATAAGTTTTACAAAGACAAAATAATCCATAGAGATGCTAAACCAAACCCCGCTCACCAGACTCTAGCTAAACTAGAACAACAAGGTAAACTAAAGGCAGTAATCACTCAAAATGTAGATGCCCTTCACCAAAAGGCTGGAAGTAAAAATGTTCTAGAGCTCCACGGATCCATATATAGAAATCATTGCTTAAAATGTGATAAATACCATAGCTTGGACTATATAATAAAAGCAAGAGCAACTCCTGAGTGCCAAAGCTGTCAAGGTATAATCAAGCCAGATGTTACGTTGTACGAAGAAAGCCTTAATATGGATATAATAGAAAAAGCTATCACATATATATCCAAAGCAGACATGCTAATAGTAGGGGGAACATCCTTGACAGTTTATCCAGCAGCTCACTTAATCGAGTATTACCAAGGAAATAAGCTTGTAGTGATAAACAAGCATCACACTCAATATGATTGGAAAGCTTTTTTGTGTATTAACAAAGGGATAGGAGATGTTTTCAAAAAAGTGCTAGATAGCTAGGGTATAAATTTTTACTGTAAGGCCTAGATGGGAAAGCTATACGAATATGCCTAATCATACAGATATGGAATGTAACCTGGACTTATTTTATTCATACTATAAATTAAGTAATATAGGGGAGTTGAATAATATGAGTCCTTCAATAAACTTCAGTACAATTCAGCAAGCAATTGATGCTGCAGATCCTGGTGCTACTCTTGACATTCCTGCTGATACTTATAATGAAAGAATAACAATAGATAAACCTTTAACGTTGCAAGGTCCTCATGTTGGTCAAGCGATTATCGATGGTTCTGGGCTTTCTGACGAACCTTTAGTAATAATTTTGGCCAGCGATGTAACCATCAAAAGACTTACTATACAAAATAGTCCTATACATGGGATACGCGTAGGAAGTGGAGATTTTACTAATATCTCTGGTGTTTTAATTGAGAATAATACAATTAGACTAAATAGTAATGCAGGAATCATCACAAACCACTTTGCTTCTATGAAAATAAGAAATAACCAAATAAATAATAACGGAACTGTAACTGGATTTAATCGCACCGGTATCATGTTAAATCCACATGGTAAATGTAGTATTGTAAAGAATCAAATTAACAATAATTTTATGGAAGGCATATATAGCCAGGGAAGTGACGAGGGGTTAAGAATAGAAAACAATACAATTAAAGAAAATAGACTGGTAGGAATTAACCTTGCTTGGAATCAAAGGAATACCCAGATAGTAAATAACTATATATACCAAAATGGTATCGGGGGGAGTGAGCAGGGTGGAATTGTGATAATCCAAGCATTAGCAGAAAATATTTCTGGTAATAAACTAATAGAAAATAACACAACGGGTATTTTATGGGGGTGGGTTCCCACAGAAGGACCTATTCCTAAAGAAATTTTAGTTTTGAACAATATAGTTAAAAACAATCAGGAAGATGGAATTTTTCTATTTACCCAAGGGGCAGGTGGTTTTACACCTCCAGACTTATTTCCTTTAGAACCTACACTTTTATCTAATATAATATCCGATAATAATAGAGCGGGAGTCTATAATAGCAATGATTTTTTTGATTCTCCTGGAAACTCAAACCCTACCGTTAATTCCAATGACATTGAAGGTAATAATGAATGGGGTGTTTTTAATGGGACTGAATTAGCCTTAGTCGATGCTACAGAAAATTGGTGGGGAGATGGAACAGGACCATTACACCCAGAAGAGAATCCCGGTGGAATGGGCGATAGAGTTAGTGACCGAGTGAATTTTATTCCCTGGCTAACTTCACCAAGTGCTCCTCCAGAGGTACAAGAATGTATAGTAGAGCAGATTATCTTACAAGATTATAAAATTAGACCTCATAAAGATGAGAAAACCTTAGTAGTTTTGTCAATCAATATATCTGGGAAAATATTGTTAAGTTATCCGCAGCAAGAAGTTTGGATTAGCTTTAACCAGACTCTTAAGAGAAAGGTGTTGTTTGATACACCTTACTCGGAGCATTACAAGGGGGCAATTGTTAGCCAAGGCAGGTGTTCTGCTAAAGCTCTGTCTAAAGGAGAACTAGAAGTATCAGTTTGCACTTTAATAATTGTAACTTTATTTGCTAAAGTACAATTACTCATTCCTAGTTATGGATATAGCTCTATACCATCAGAATGTATGAAAGTTCCTGATAAAAGGCCTTTTAACAGCAGAGTAACTCAAGCAAAAGAATTAAAAGGTTCAAAACTTAATTACAAAGATGCTGTTAATGTAAAAAAAGTTTACGGAACATGTACTGTAAAGGGAAAACTTAATTTTCCAGTTTATATATCTTTCTAAAATTAAATGAAATCCCAGCTATAAAAATAGTTGCCGCTTATTCTTATCAACCATTAAATAATGCTCCCTTTATAATATACAGTTTTTTTAAAACTGTATATTATAAAGGGAGCAAAGTTTTATCACAAAAAGTTTACCTTTATTGGATGTCGTTAATTATAGTTTGTATTTCTTCATAAATTATATTATCATTATTTACTAAATAAGTTGGCGCTCCTGGCAATCTACTAAAGGTTAATTCCCCAACTATGATTGGATACTTTTCTTTTTCAGTATGAAAGGTTAAAGTATAATCATCCCTTGGGACATAAGTTCCTTCATGTTTAATTAGATTCATTTCTTCATAGGGTTGAACAAAATTTTCTATTTCCTCTAAATCATCTATTACAGCTATTTCAGCCCCGCCAGAGTCAGCAATTGTTATTTTTTGGACTTCTTTTCCATTAACCAACTTCTGTAGCTTTCTTTCATAACTTAAATCTCGTCCTTGATAAAAAGCAAAAACTGTAGCGAATACTAATAAAATAATTAATAAACCTATCCAATGCCTTTGAGTCACACATATTCCTCCCTATATAATCTTATTTTTTCTTGCATTTACTCTTTTTTCCATAGTTTTTCAATTTTAATTCTTTACTTTTAAAGAAACACCACTAGATAAAAGTCTTCAGAATCAGGTTTTAGTCCTATTTTGGGGTATAGCAAACAAAGCGTCATTATAATTCACTTTATTTCAGCGGTATATACCCACTTCATCCATGGTAGCAAACCTCCCATGTCTAACAGGGTCATGCCCTAAATTCCTTCGTTCCGCTTATCCATGTATGGGTGTCTGTATGCTCCTTTGCCGAGTCATGCTCTAATGGAAGAATTATTGACTACCTGCTGCTTCTTTATTGTTGTAAGGAAATTAACTTCAACTAGGCATTATTTCTAACGGACGCTGTCCTAATTCAAGGTATGGTACAAAGTAACTAAGCTGCTAGCTGAATGCTAGGTCTTTTTATGTCAGCAATAAGGCGTTGTGCACTATACTCTTCATTTTTCGTCAGTATGGCAAACAAGACCCTTATCAGTTTACAGCATATTGCTATTATCGATTGTTTTTTCTTCAGTGGATTGTGCACTCTGGTTGTGTAGTAGTGATGAATAGAGCCAAATTCTTTATTCTTACCTACTAGTGGCATGGTGGCCTGAAACAATATGGCCCTTAACCGTTTCCTGCCACGCTTACTGATTGTTGTTTGCCCTTTATGTTTACCTGAGCTACTTTCTTTAAGTGCAAGGCCAGCTAGTTTTTGTATCTGTTTAGGTGAGTCAAAGCGCCTTATATCACCCACTTCCCCTAGGAAGCTGGATATCGTAACTAGGCCTATCCCTTTAATCTCAAGTATTTTATCAACACCTGGTATTTCTGCACACAACCTTTCTATCATCTCTAATATAATCTCATATTGCTTAGATTTATTATGATAGTCCTCTAATAACATCTTTAGTTCAAACCTAGCTGCTTCAAGGCCTTGTGTGACGCCTATACTACTTTTAGCTGCATTATACAAGCTCGTGGCTCTCTTTATCCCAATAGCTCTTATTTTACGTTGGCGCCATAACTGGTTAATACCCTCTGCCCCAAGTTCTACTAAATCTTTTGGTAAAGGACTAGTTTCTAATATTATTAGACTTGCTACGCCATCAAAAGCTTTAAATACTTTGCTGTATTCTGGAAAACAACACTTTATCCAGCGTTCGATCCTATTTTTAATCATACTTAGCTCTTTGGTAATGCGAATTCTATTTACTGTTGCAGTTCGTAGTTCTGCATATACCCCTTCAGGCATATATGGCTCATTAAATCTTCCTTCTATCACTAGTTTAGCTATTGTTTTAGGATCCTTAGCATCTGTCTTTGATGGATGGTTATCATCAAGCTCTTTGCTTCTTTTTACATGAAACGGATTAACTAAAACTAGTTTAATTTTGTTTTTTTTAAGACTTTCACCAAGGCTAAACCAATAATGGCCAGTAGGTTCAGCACCAACTATAATGTCTGTCTTGTTTGTTCTATCTTTAATCTTTTCTAACCAAGAGTAGAATCTGTAAAATCCTTCTTCACTGTTGTAAAATTTAAATACCTTATCCAGTTCTCGTATAATAAGTTTTAGATAGAAAAACTAGTAGCAAATAACTTCTGAGAAAACAGTGAGCGTTTATGCCGCGAAAGCCTGTTTACGTGGGGTAGCACCCTCTGGTAAAATCTTGATGGCGGAAGCCAAAAAAGTGTTATAATACCAACTTCCGCTTAAAAATGGGAGTCCAGAGGGTGCAGGGGCCCCATGTCAACAGGACCGTGGAATAAATGCGGGTTGCATAAAAAATTGAAAAAGCTTAATCAACTTGGATATTGAGCCCTATCTCCTAGATAATAGTAGTATGGAAGGATCTATCTGGATTAAGGCTAAGTCCAACTGCAGCAAGACTGCTAGGATAGACTGTCTCCCAGCTAATAGTTGTACTGCAAACTCACAAGCTGTATCTCTTGCCTGACATACCGAAATGTAGCGGCTTCGGAGCAGCTTATGAATGGCAAGTTTCGAATACTTATATGCGAGTCTGTTGCCAGACTGTTAGTAACTAGGGATAGGGTTCAGTATCCAAGCCGTTCCAAATAAAAACGAAAGGAGGTCCTATCCATGAATTTATTTGTTGGTATTGATGTTAGTTCTCAAAAGCTTGACACTTGTTTGCTTAACAGCGAAGATGAGGTTTTACTTGAAGTTTCTCTACCTAATAGTTTGGTTGGTGCTAAAAAAATCAAAGAATATATTATCCAATTTGATGAGCACATAAACTATGACCGTATTATCGTTGGTATGGAGGCCACCTCTATTTACAGCTTTCATCCTGCTACTTTTTTAGCGGAAGACTCTGATTTAAAAGCACTGGAAATAGAGGTCGCTGTCATAAACCCAAAACAAATCTCTAAGTTTAAAAAGATGTTTGATGAAGATAAGACGGATACAGTAGATGCATACCGTATCGCAGACTTTCTCCGCTTTGACCGTTTTAACGTTTCCTTGATCAAAGAAGAAAAATATATGGCATTGCAACGGTTGACTCGGTCACGTTACCAGCTAGTTGGACAGCTAGCTGAGATGAAACAACACTTTATAGAAAACCTCTATTACAAATGTAATACCCTCACCAAAGAAGTTGATACATCTATTTTTGGTGCAACTATGATGGATTTACTAACTGACTCTATCACTCTTGATGAAATCGCTGATTTGTCTTTAGAAGATTTAGTGGAAGTTCTTCAACAAAAAGGCAAAGGTCGGTTTAGTGACCCAGAAAAGCTTGCAAAATCAATTTCTAAAGCTATTAAAGACTCTTACCGCCTTGGTGACATGATGCAGGATTCAGTAGATGTTGTTTTAGCTTCATATGCTATGATGATTAAAACCCTGAAAAAACAAATCAAAGAGCTTGATAAAGCAATCGGGCGTTTATTTAAAACAATACCTGAATCTAAGTCTTTACTTAGCATACCTGGTGTTGGCCCAGTTTATGCCGCCGGTATAATCGCAGAATTAGGTCAAATTGAACGCTTTGAAAATGAAGCAAAGGTAGCAAAGTATGCTGGCTTACATTGGAAAAGAAAGCAGTCTGGTGATTTTGAATCCGAAAGAACAAATATCACAAAGACAGGCAATCGTTACCTTCGATATTACTTGATTGAAGCTGCCAATTCAGTGATGCGAAATGAACCTGTCTATAGAGAGTATTATCTTAGAAAGTATGAAGAAGTACCTAAGAATCAACATAAAAGAGCACTCGTCCTTACCGCAAGAAAATTTGTGCGCATGGTGGATGCGCTGCTACGCAATCACCAATTTTATGCACCAGAAAGGAGTGCATAAATATCGAATAATATTCGATGCGTAATCCTTTGTTTATAGCCTAAGATACCTTAGGCTTAGTTAAGTGCGCCTTTTTTAGAAGTTTCACTACATATTTTATTAAAAACATTTTGCTAGATAACTTGACTTATTACCACAAGTCTATCCCTCTCCAGTCAAAAGCTCTAGCATAGTGTATTTCACTAGCTATATCAATACCTATGACAATTGTTTCTTCTTTTACTTGATTAATTTTGTTATTTTGGTTAAAATTCATTAGTAGGACCTCCAATAAAATGATTTTATTACACTGATCAGTGATAATTTCATTTTACTGTGAGGTTTCTTTTTATGCAAAGCTTAAATTTAATTAATAACAGGAATGCTCCTTT
This genomic interval from Proteinivorax tanatarense contains the following:
- a CDS encoding IS110 family transposase, producing the protein MNLFVGIDVSSQKLDTCLLNSEDEVLLEVSLPNSLVGAKKIKEYIIQFDEHINYDRIIVGMEATSIYSFHPATFLAEDSDLKALEIEVAVINPKQISKFKKMFDEDKTDTVDAYRIADFLRFDRFNVSLIKEEKYMALQRLTRSRYQLVGQLAEMKQHFIENLYYKCNTLTKEVDTSIFGATMMDLLTDSITLDEIADLSLEDLVEVLQQKGKGRFSDPEKLAKSISKAIKDSYRLGDMMQDSVDVVLASYAMMIKTLKKQIKELDKAIGRLFKTIPESKSLLSIPGVGPVYAAGIIAELGQIERFENEAKVAKYAGLHWKRKQSGDFESERTNITKTGNRYLRYYLIEAANSVMRNEPVYREYYLRKYEEVPKNQHKRALVLTARKFVRMVDALLRNHQFYAPERSA
- a CDS encoding NAD-dependent protein deacylase: MKLQKLKKLIKESNNIVFFGGAGVSTESGIPDFRSAQGIHNSDSGFGYSPEEILSYSFFTKHPDIFYKFYKDKIIHRDAKPNPAHQTLAKLEQQGKLKAVITQNVDALHQKAGSKNVLELHGSIYRNHCLKCDKYHSLDYIIKARATPECQSCQGIIKPDVTLYEESLNMDIIEKAITYISKADMLIVGGTSLTVYPAAHLIEYYQGNKLVVINKHHTQYDWKAFLCINKGIGDVFKKVLDS
- a CDS encoding IS110 family transposase translates to MIRELDKVFKFYNSEEGFYRFYSWLEKIKDRTNKTDIIVGAEPTGHYWFSLGESLKKNKIKLVLVNPFHVKRSKELDDNHPSKTDAKDPKTIAKLVIEGRFNEPYMPEGVYAELRTATVNRIRITKELSMIKNRIERWIKCCFPEYSKVFKAFDGVASLIILETSPLPKDLVELGAEGINQLWRQRKIRAIGIKRATSLYNAAKSSIGVTQGLEAARFELKMLLEDYHNKSKQYEIILEMIERLCAEIPGVDKILEIKGIGLVTISSFLGEVGDIRRFDSPKQIQKLAGLALKESSSGKHKGQTTISKRGRKRLRAILFQATMPLVGKNKEFGSIHHYYTTRVHNPLKKKQSIIAICCKLIRVLFAILTKNEEYSAQRLIADIKRPSIQLAA
- a CDS encoding BglG family transcription antiterminator: MKERDKSILNFIIDNGSAGLYEMLKLFEISRRTLYYSISNINRDIQRAGEIKRVEGKFKFIGDSTKLEEILSNEDKDFLDYQSRRNYILKKIILGEDLTIENAASFMAVSKNLVVQTLTDLKNELHHQKLSLAYEGRYLIRGDELKIRELFIHIISAEDFNGRLENNRIKEFDQRHDLQLTDPSKYQLLQVLNLLEYRISINSELEKYKFEEEAKVKSYYKDIQNLTTTNLNSKDRAFLTIYICSLSSLKPQGDPSQINRLVKKITTHFEFRANIKIKNKEQFEQILERHFLYSFNRIKYQIPVYNPLLLEIKNKYKETYNLTEAIITDTKVFPELEGIREEEIAYISTYFGYHLKKQQRDQQSKKQKVLIVGNQGSAISKALEYQIKDNFPFVDVVASVSPKEVSHYAEQCHRIISTIPMTKHDNVIVVNPILTDDDLELLMEELSRFALNTNFNIETLMDIIKENATVHDEDKLKKQIMEKLLS
- a CDS encoding right-handed parallel beta-helix repeat-containing protein; this translates as MSPSINFSTIQQAIDAADPGATLDIPADTYNERITIDKPLTLQGPHVGQAIIDGSGLSDEPLVIILASDVTIKRLTIQNSPIHGIRVGSGDFTNISGVLIENNTIRLNSNAGIITNHFASMKIRNNQINNNGTVTGFNRTGIMLNPHGKCSIVKNQINNNFMEGIYSQGSDEGLRIENNTIKENRLVGINLAWNQRNTQIVNNYIYQNGIGGSEQGGIVIIQALAENISGNKLIENNTTGILWGWVPTEGPIPKEILVLNNIVKNNQEDGIFLFTQGAGGFTPPDLFPLEPTLLSNIISDNNRAGVYNSNDFFDSPGNSNPTVNSNDIEGNNEWGVFNGTELALVDATENWWGDGTGPLHPEENPGGMGDRVSDRVNFIPWLTSPSAPPEVQECIVEQIILQDYKIRPHKDEKTLVVLSINISGKILLSYPQQEVWISFNQTLKRKVLFDTPYSEHYKGAIVSQGRCSAKALSKGELEVSVCTLIIVTLFAKVQLLIPSYGYSSIPSECMKVPDKRPFNSRVTQAKELKGSKLNYKDAVNVKKVYGTCTVKGKLNFPVYISF